From Rhodoferax sp. AJA081-3, the proteins below share one genomic window:
- a CDS encoding helix-turn-helix domain-containing protein, which yields MNVTLDQPRRAAALPIPALQQALWREYPDLVLRPTVAAPCSAGSDTARLVSLMVGRRKVRQGEALYRERDPFRYLYAVQSGSFKSTLALANGCEQVNNFHMAGELLGLDGVAESCHASSATALEDSEISTLSYTHLSELCAMTADIQACVMRLISREIVRGNGQVLLLGSLNSAQRLAAFLLNQSQRLSARGYSAVEFHLKMTRGEIGSYLGMTLETVSRTFTELQQQRLLAVERRHIVITSLDGLARV from the coding sequence ATGAACGTCACGCTAGACCAACCGCGCCGCGCCGCGGCATTGCCTATCCCAGCGCTGCAACAAGCGTTGTGGCGCGAGTACCCGGATCTTGTGCTGCGGCCCACCGTTGCGGCACCCTGCTCCGCCGGGTCGGATACGGCCCGCCTGGTCAGCCTGATGGTGGGCCGTCGCAAGGTGCGGCAGGGTGAAGCGCTGTACCGCGAACGTGACCCCTTTCGATACCTGTATGCGGTGCAAAGCGGGTCGTTCAAATCAACGCTGGCACTGGCCAATGGCTGTGAGCAGGTGAACAACTTTCACATGGCCGGCGAGCTGCTGGGCCTGGACGGTGTGGCCGAAAGCTGCCACGCCAGCAGCGCCACAGCGCTGGAAGACTCCGAAATCTCCACCCTCTCCTACACCCACCTCAGCGAACTCTGTGCCATGACCGCCGACATACAGGCCTGCGTGATGCGCCTGATCAGCCGTGAAATCGTGCGTGGCAATGGCCAGGTGCTGCTGCTGGGCAGCCTGAACTCGGCCCAACGCCTGGCTGCCTTTTTGCTGAACCAGTCTCAGCGGCTCAGTGCGCGGGGTTACTCTGCCGTGGAGTTCCACCTGAAGATGACGCGCGGAGAAATTGGCAGTTACCTGGGCATGACACTGGAGACGGTCAGTCGCACCTTTACCGAACTGCAACAGCAACGCCTGCTCGCGGTAGAGCGGCGCCACATCGTCATCACCAGCCTGGATGGCCTGGCACGGGTCTAG
- a CDS encoding gamma-glutamyltransferase family protein encodes MNLDWNNPYASARSAVMGRNVVSTSQPLAAQAGLRMLQAGGNAVDAALAAAMALTVVEPTGCGLGSDAFAIVWDGKALHGLNASGRAPVAWNADRFKGHTAMPDKGWDTVTVPGAVSAWSTLSRRFGRLPFADLAAPAIAYARHGFPVSPTIARLWALGAARLGDQPGFAECFMPHGRAPRASEMFRSEAHARTLEAIADTHGEAFYRGPLAQAMATHASACGGVMTEEDLASHSVDWCGTLAQPFAGSVVHEIPPNGQGIAALMAMGMLEALGIGQQPVDHVDTVHCAIEAMKLALADLHHYNADPAAMRVAPGALLDPGYLAERARMIDLQQAGDPGYGAPKPGGTVYVAAADAGGMMVSFIQSNYMGFGSGVVVPGTGISLQNRGNGFSLEPGHANEVGPGKRPSHTIIPAFAMHADGTPQMAFGVMGGPMQSQGHLQMALRVLRYGQNPQAAADAPRWRVTGGRGVVVEPAFDRDVVQALAQRGHAVQVEGGNGVFAFGGAQLILKNGDSYIAGSDPRKDGQAVAY; translated from the coding sequence ATGAACCTCGACTGGAACAACCCCTACGCATCTGCCCGCTCTGCCGTCATGGGACGCAACGTGGTCAGCACCTCTCAACCCCTGGCCGCCCAGGCTGGTCTGCGCATGCTGCAGGCCGGTGGCAACGCGGTGGACGCCGCTCTGGCCGCGGCCATGGCATTGACCGTGGTGGAGCCCACGGGCTGTGGCCTGGGCAGTGATGCCTTTGCCATCGTGTGGGACGGCAAGGCGCTGCATGGGCTTAACGCCTCGGGCCGCGCACCCGTGGCGTGGAACGCAGATCGGTTCAAGGGCCACACCGCCATGCCGGACAAGGGCTGGGACACGGTAACGGTGCCCGGCGCCGTATCGGCCTGGTCCACCCTGTCGCGTCGCTTTGGTCGGCTGCCCTTTGCCGATCTGGCCGCACCCGCCATTGCCTATGCGCGCCACGGTTTTCCGGTGTCACCCACCATTGCCCGCCTGTGGGCGCTGGGCGCAGCTCGGCTGGGCGATCAACCCGGCTTTGCCGAATGTTTTATGCCCCACGGACGCGCACCCCGCGCCAGTGAGATGTTCCGCAGCGAAGCCCATGCGCGCACGCTGGAGGCGATTGCCGACACCCACGGCGAGGCCTTTTACCGCGGGCCGCTGGCGCAGGCCATGGCCACACATGCCAGCGCGTGTGGCGGCGTGATGACGGAGGAAGACCTGGCCAGCCACAGCGTCGACTGGTGTGGCACGCTGGCCCAGCCCTTTGCCGGTTCTGTGGTGCACGAGATACCGCCCAACGGCCAGGGCATTGCCGCACTGATGGCCATGGGCATGCTGGAGGCCCTAGGGATTGGCCAGCAGCCAGTGGACCATGTGGATACCGTGCACTGCGCCATTGAGGCCATGAAGCTGGCGCTGGCCGACCTGCACCACTACAACGCCGACCCTGCCGCCATGCGTGTGGCGCCCGGTGCCTTGCTGGACCCTGGCTACCTTGCCGAGCGGGCGCGCATGATTGATTTGCAGCAGGCGGGTGACCCCGGTTACGGCGCACCCAAGCCGGGTGGCACGGTGTATGTGGCCGCGGCAGATGCCGGGGGCATGATGGTCTCTTTCATCCAGTCCAACTACATGGGTTTTGGCTCGGGCGTGGTGGTGCCGGGCACTGGCATCAGCCTGCAGAACCGGGGCAACGGGTTCTCGCTGGAGCCGGGCCACGCCAATGAAGTCGGTCCGGGCAAACGCCCGTCCCACACCATCATCCCCGCCTTTGCGATGCATGCCGACGGCACACCGCAGATGGCCTTTGGTGTGATGGGAGGCCCCATGCAGTCACAAGGCCATTTGCAAATGGCCCTGCGTGTGTTGCGTTACGGCCAGAACCCGCAGGCCGCGGCAGATGCACCACGCTGGCGTGTCACAGGCGGGCGTGGTGTGGTGGTGGAGCCGGCCTTTGACCGCGATGTTGTGCAAGCGCTGGCGCAGCGCGGCCATGCCGTGCAGGTGGAGGGCGGTAACGGCGTGTTTGCGTTTGGCGGTGCGCAGCTCATCCTGAAAAATGGCGACAGCTACATCGCCGGTTCGGACCCGCGCAAGGATGGGCAGGCGGTGGCCTATTGA
- a CDS encoding TonB-dependent receptor, producing MNKSPSPLRMRNGRPLFRLGTLAAACALLVAESGGAYAQQATVAPQAATDSGALQAVTVTGIRASLSSAMDLKRDGQGVVDGINAEEIGKFPDTNLAESLQRISGVSIDRSIGEGSKVTVRGVGPDFNMVLLNGRQMPASTLLDTAASNSRAFDFANLASESISGIEVYKTSRSSTPAGGIGATINIKTARPLGSPSVASIGFKEVLDTSNSNLPSHLQGKNLTPEISGIYSDTFADGKFGIAISASHQERSLGYNQAGVPNGWRAINAGSNDWGSVSNANRPGSDVNLYSTPQNPNYSMTGVQRQRDNGQLTLQFVPVTDVKATVDYTYSRNKVQSKRNDLGVWQNFGGDVTRATWTPGPVAGPLIYTETYANAGDIAMGAAEFATKNENKSTGVNVEWKVSDRLKLEFDTHRSSAESGADSPYGSSAVLGGAQFTRTGNTIDFSRDFPVISISGGDVDPSKMMVTGSSFRNSYMLSKVDQTQVKGAFKIDEDSGLNFGLSSTRVDNRSAYANVDNGSWGGQGAPANYADGSWRRDTLRQYFSKISGSDNPALFNQILFGDFTALRQQAIAQSGRPDWYQAPTEFTTDRRVTEKSMSGYIQYNKDWDTALPMRSAIGVRYEKTDVVSSALVPTATGIVWGSNNEYTVQFGAPGFTTLEGSYSYLLPSLDYDVDLSKDLKFRASYGETIGRPGWGDIQGGQTLDGLARVYGGTGGQGNPDLKPLKSKNIDLSLEWYYAKGSFASIGYFRKAIENYIGNAQVTATPFNLRTPANGLFWNEAVAKGCGATDITCIRNYIFKNKNGQQGVVRGPDDANGNQTGTIAGQAGDPIATFLINTPSNQKSDTLTGWELNVQHMFGNSGFGVSSNYTKVGSGLKFDNSQTTEQFALLGVSDSANLVGFYENDKWSVRAAYNWRGEFLSGLNDGSGANPLYTEAYGQLDMNVSYKWNKNLSLQFEAINLNDGIQRLHGRSQSQVNYVTQTGPRYMFGLRYKL from the coding sequence ATGAATAAATCACCCTCGCCGCTGCGCATGCGCAATGGGCGTCCTCTGTTCCGCCTGGGAACGCTTGCTGCGGCCTGCGCATTGCTCGTGGCCGAGTCTGGCGGCGCCTATGCCCAACAGGCCACAGTAGCGCCGCAGGCAGCGACCGATTCGGGCGCACTGCAGGCCGTGACCGTGACCGGCATTCGTGCCAGCCTGAGTTCGGCGATGGACCTCAAGCGCGACGGCCAGGGTGTGGTGGACGGCATCAACGCCGAAGAGATTGGCAAGTTTCCGGATACCAATCTGGCGGAATCCCTGCAGCGCATCAGCGGTGTGTCCATCGACCGCTCGATCGGTGAGGGCTCCAAGGTGACGGTGCGTGGTGTGGGCCCCGACTTCAACATGGTGCTGCTCAATGGCCGCCAGATGCCAGCCTCCACCTTGCTGGATACGGCAGCCTCCAACTCCCGCGCATTCGATTTTGCGAACCTGGCGTCTGAATCCATCTCGGGCATTGAGGTCTACAAGACCAGCCGTTCCAGCACACCAGCGGGTGGCATTGGCGCCACGATCAACATCAAGACGGCACGGCCCCTGGGCAGTCCTTCGGTTGCCAGCATTGGTTTCAAGGAGGTGCTGGACACGTCCAACAGCAACCTGCCCAGCCACCTGCAGGGCAAGAATCTCACGCCCGAGATTTCGGGCATCTACAGCGACACATTTGCGGATGGCAAGTTCGGTATCGCCATCAGCGCCAGTCACCAGGAGCGTAGCCTGGGTTACAACCAGGCAGGCGTGCCCAACGGCTGGCGGGCGATCAACGCGGGCAGCAACGACTGGGGTTCGGTCTCCAACGCCAACCGGCCTGGCTCTGACGTCAATTTGTATTCCACGCCGCAGAACCCCAACTACTCCATGACCGGTGTGCAGCGCCAACGTGACAACGGCCAGCTGACGCTGCAGTTTGTACCCGTTACCGACGTCAAAGCCACAGTGGACTACACCTATTCCCGCAACAAGGTTCAAAGCAAACGCAACGACCTGGGTGTGTGGCAGAACTTTGGCGGTGACGTGACCAGGGCTACCTGGACCCCAGGCCCCGTAGCTGGGCCGCTGATCTACACCGAGACCTATGCCAACGCCGGCGATATCGCCATGGGTGCGGCCGAGTTCGCGACCAAAAACGAAAACAAGTCGACCGGCGTGAATGTGGAGTGGAAAGTCTCGGACCGCCTGAAGCTGGAGTTCGACACCCACCGCTCGTCGGCCGAATCGGGCGCAGACAGCCCTTACGGGTCCAGCGCAGTGCTGGGCGGTGCGCAGTTCACCCGCACGGGTAACACCATCGATTTCAGCCGGGATTTTCCGGTCATCAGCATCTCGGGTGGTGATGTGGACCCATCCAAAATGATGGTCACGGGCTCCTCGTTCCGCAACAGTTACATGCTCTCCAAGGTGGACCAGACGCAGGTCAAGGGCGCTTTCAAGATTGACGAAGATTCTGGCCTGAACTTTGGCCTCTCCAGCACCCGCGTCGACAACCGCTCGGCCTATGCCAACGTGGACAACGGGTCGTGGGGCGGGCAGGGTGCACCGGCCAACTACGCCGACGGCTCGTGGCGCCGGGATACCTTGCGCCAGTATTTCTCCAAGATCAGCGGCAGTGACAACCCGGCCCTGTTCAACCAGATACTGTTTGGAGATTTCACCGCTTTGCGCCAGCAGGCTATTGCGCAGTCCGGTCGCCCCGACTGGTACCAGGCGCCAACCGAGTTCACGACGGACCGTCGTGTTACCGAGAAATCGATGAGCGGCTACATCCAGTACAACAAGGACTGGGATACGGCGCTGCCCATGCGATCCGCTATTGGTGTGCGGTACGAAAAAACGGATGTTGTGTCCTCCGCCCTGGTGCCCACGGCAACCGGCATCGTCTGGGGCAGCAACAACGAATACACCGTACAGTTCGGTGCGCCAGGCTTTACCACGCTGGAGGGCAGCTACAGCTACCTGCTGCCCAGCCTGGACTATGACGTGGACCTGTCCAAGGACCTCAAGTTCCGCGCCAGTTATGGTGAAACCATCGGCCGTCCTGGTTGGGGTGACATCCAGGGTGGGCAGACGCTGGATGGCTTGGCCCGTGTTTATGGCGGAACAGGTGGCCAGGGCAATCCGGACCTGAAGCCACTGAAGTCGAAGAACATCGACCTGTCTCTGGAGTGGTACTACGCCAAAGGCAGCTTCGCTTCCATCGGCTACTTCCGCAAGGCCATCGAGAACTACATCGGCAATGCGCAGGTCACGGCCACTCCGTTCAATTTGCGCACACCAGCCAATGGCCTGTTCTGGAACGAGGCAGTTGCAAAGGGCTGCGGCGCTACGGACATCACCTGCATCCGCAACTACATCTTCAAGAACAAGAATGGTCAGCAGGGCGTGGTGCGCGGGCCAGACGATGCCAATGGCAACCAGACCGGAACGATTGCAGGCCAGGCAGGCGATCCGATTGCGACCTTCCTGATCAATACACCTTCCAATCAGAAGTCCGACACCTTGACCGGCTGGGAGCTGAATGTGCAGCACATGTTTGGCAACAGCGGGTTTGGCGTCTCCAGCAACTACACCAAGGTGGGATCGGGCCTGAAGTTTGACAACAGCCAGACGACTGAGCAGTTTGCGCTGCTGGGTGTCAGCGACTCTGCCAACTTGGTGGGTTTCTACGAGAACGACAAATGGTCGGTGCGTGCTGCCTACAACTGGCGCGGTGAGTTTCTGTCGGGACTCAATGATGGGTCTGGGGCCAATCCGCTGTACACCGAAGCCTATGGGCAGCTGGACATGAATGTCTCCTACAAGTGGAACAAAAACTTGTCACTGCAGTTCGAGGCCATCAATCTGAACGACGGCATCCAGCGCCTGCACGGACGTTCGCAGTCCCAGGTGAACTATGTGACCCAAACCGGGCCGCGTTATATGTTTGGACTGCGTTACAAGCTGTGA
- a CDS encoding LacI family DNA-binding transcriptional regulator, translating into MSKPTPPKSSAKTTTTRPTGPVTIEMVAQLAGVSASTISRILNGTAVVSEVKQEAVKDAIAKLGYVPNPVARGLAGGRTYSIGVITQTIDSPFYGTSLRGIEEELNPAGYNPLFVSAHWDAATEARCIDVLRSRRVDGIIVLTGRLSDQALKACAKHLPVVVTGRTLKGPGLFSLDFDNFAGGQMATEHLIELGHRRIALITGDPEHPDSNERMRGYRAALDKAGIPFDPALVVEGDYNEGSGLRAVEHLMAGGQSFTAIFAANDQMASGAVLGLHRKGVRVPQDVSIVGFDDLPTSPYAVPPLSTIHQSSYEQGRLSAQAMLQLLAGTRPTATVPLPRLIARESAARLSGKSNTHPVL; encoded by the coding sequence ATGAGCAAACCAACACCGCCCAAGAGCAGCGCCAAGACCACAACCACTCGCCCCACAGGCCCGGTCACCATCGAAATGGTGGCGCAGTTGGCAGGCGTGTCCGCCAGCACCATCTCTCGCATCCTCAACGGCACGGCCGTTGTCAGTGAGGTTAAACAAGAGGCCGTCAAGGACGCCATTGCCAAGCTGGGTTATGTGCCCAACCCGGTGGCCCGTGGCCTGGCCGGTGGACGCACCTACAGCATAGGTGTCATCACGCAAACCATTGACAGCCCGTTCTACGGCACCTCGTTGCGCGGCATTGAGGAAGAGCTGAACCCGGCGGGCTACAACCCGTTGTTTGTCAGCGCACACTGGGACGCGGCAACTGAGGCACGCTGTATCGATGTGCTGCGCTCACGCCGGGTGGACGGCATCATCGTGCTGACCGGTCGTTTGTCAGACCAGGCCCTGAAGGCCTGCGCCAAGCACCTGCCGGTTGTGGTCACGGGCCGCACCCTGAAAGGGCCCGGCCTGTTCTCGCTGGATTTCGACAACTTCGCGGGGGGGCAAATGGCCACCGAGCATCTGATCGAGCTGGGGCACCGCCGCATTGCGCTGATCACCGGCGACCCGGAGCACCCTGATTCGAACGAGCGTATGCGCGGATACCGTGCCGCCTTGGACAAGGCTGGCATACCGTTCGACCCGGCGCTGGTGGTCGAAGGGGACTACAACGAGGGCAGCGGCCTGCGCGCCGTGGAGCACTTGATGGCAGGCGGGCAGTCGTTCACGGCCATCTTTGCGGCCAATGACCAGATGGCGTCTGGCGCCGTGCTGGGGCTGCACCGCAAAGGCGTGCGGGTTCCGCAAGACGTCTCCATCGTGGGCTTTGATGACCTGCCCACATCCCCCTATGCCGTGCCACCACTGAGCACGATCCACCAATCGTCTTACGAGCAGGGGCGGCTGTCGGCACAGGCCATGCTGCAGTTGCTGGCCGGTACTCGACCCACTGCCACCGTTCCGCTGCCCAGGCTGATCGCGCGGGAATCCGCCGCACGCCTGTCAGGCAAAAGCAACACACATCCCGTTCTTTAG
- a CDS encoding cupin-like domain-containing protein: MLLPAAKPMRTLTGLDLQALPDAVLRSTQPLVLKGLVAQWPMVQAARRSGQAAAQYLRGFYHGAEVEAFMGEPQYEGRFFYNDDLTGFNFRTVRRKLDDVLDDLDHSAVEAPAPGIYVGSATLDSCLPGFRSENDVPLGDRDALASIWIGNRTRIAAHYDAPDNLACVVAGRRRFTLLPPEQLENLYVGPLDLTPAGQPVSLVDFVNPDLEKFPRFAQALQSAQVAELEPGDAIFIPSMWWHHIEALDDFNVLVNYWWKQTPAYMDPAMNALILAIMCVRDLPPEQRKAWAGLFDHYVFKADSESTAHIPPHAKGILGAMEANTTRMLRAHLLKKLNR; the protein is encoded by the coding sequence ATGTTGCTGCCAGCCGCTAAACCGATGCGCACGCTGACCGGCCTGGACCTACAGGCGCTGCCGGATGCGGTGCTGCGCTCCACCCAACCGCTGGTCCTGAAGGGCCTGGTGGCGCAATGGCCCATGGTGCAGGCCGCACGGCGCTCCGGACAGGCGGCAGCGCAGTACCTGCGCGGCTTCTACCATGGGGCCGAGGTTGAGGCGTTTATGGGAGAACCGCAATATGAAGGTCGATTTTTTTACAACGACGATCTGACGGGTTTCAACTTTCGCACCGTGCGGCGCAAGCTCGATGACGTGTTGGACGATCTTGATCACTCTGCTGTGGAGGCGCCGGCACCTGGCATCTACGTAGGGTCCGCCACGCTGGACAGCTGCCTGCCAGGATTCCGCTCCGAGAACGATGTGCCTCTGGGTGACCGCGATGCGCTGGCCAGTATCTGGATCGGCAACCGCACACGTATTGCCGCCCATTACGATGCACCCGACAACCTGGCGTGTGTGGTGGCAGGGCGTAGACGTTTTACGCTGCTGCCTCCCGAGCAACTGGAAAATCTGTATGTCGGTCCCCTGGATCTGACACCGGCGGGCCAGCCTGTGAGCTTGGTCGATTTTGTCAACCCTGACCTGGAGAAGTTCCCCCGGTTCGCACAGGCCCTGCAGAGTGCGCAGGTTGCAGAGCTGGAGCCGGGTGATGCCATCTTCATCCCCAGCATGTGGTGGCACCACATCGAGGCATTGGATGACTTCAATGTGCTGGTGAACTACTGGTGGAAGCAGACACCGGCCTATATGGATCCCGCCATGAATGCATTGATCCTGGCCATCATGTGTGTGCGCGATTTGCCTCCCGAGCAACGCAAGGCCTGGGCCGGGCTCTTTGACCACTATGTGTTCAAAGCTGATAGCGAATCTACTGCACACATCCCGCCACATGCCAAGGGCATTCTGGGGGCCATGGAGGCCAACACGACACGTATGCTGCGGGCGCATCTACTCAAAAAACTGAACCGTTGA
- a CDS encoding tripartite tricarboxylate transporter substrate binding protein — MRFNRRIVVAASAAALCALTGLGAHAQGAWPNKPVRIVVPFAPGGTTDILARAVAPELSRVFGQQFVVENKAGAGGNLGAEAVAKSAPDGYTLLMGTVGTHGINRALYPKLAYDPIKDFAPVTLVASVPNVMVVNAELAKANNINTVQDFVKLAKSRPGKLNMASSGNGTSIHLAGELFKSQTGTFMTHIPYRGSGPALLDLVGGQVDVMFDNLPSAMQLIKGGKIKALALTSSTRSAALPDAPTIEEAAGLKGFEATSWFGLLAPAGTPPDVVNRIQQEVTRALASPAINEKMVAQGAIPSGNTPAQFAALIDSEHKKWAQVVKVSGARVD; from the coding sequence ATGCGTTTTAACCGAAGGATTGTTGTTGCTGCCAGCGCGGCGGCCCTTTGCGCCCTCACCGGTCTTGGCGCCCATGCGCAGGGCGCCTGGCCCAACAAGCCAGTGCGCATCGTTGTACCCTTTGCCCCCGGCGGCACCACCGATATTCTGGCCCGCGCCGTGGCACCCGAGTTGTCCCGGGTGTTCGGTCAGCAGTTTGTCGTGGAAAACAAGGCCGGTGCCGGCGGCAACCTGGGAGCGGAGGCCGTGGCCAAGTCCGCGCCCGATGGCTACACCCTGCTGATGGGCACCGTGGGCACCCACGGCATCAACCGCGCGCTGTACCCCAAGCTGGCCTACGACCCCATCAAGGACTTTGCGCCGGTGACTCTGGTTGCCAGCGTGCCCAATGTGATGGTGGTCAATGCCGAGCTGGCCAAGGCCAACAACATCAACACGGTGCAGGACTTTGTCAAACTGGCCAAATCCCGCCCGGGCAAGCTCAACATGGCGTCCAGCGGCAACGGCACCTCCATCCACCTGGCTGGCGAGTTGTTCAAGAGCCAGACCGGTACCTTCATGACCCACATTCCCTACCGCGGCTCAGGCCCTGCATTGCTGGACCTGGTCGGTGGCCAGGTCGATGTGATGTTTGACAACCTGCCTTCCGCCATGCAGCTCATCAAGGGCGGCAAGATCAAGGCGCTGGCACTGACCAGCAGCACCCGTTCAGCCGCCCTGCCCGATGCCCCCACCATTGAAGAAGCGGCCGGGCTGAAGGGTTTTGAGGCCACCAGCTGGTTTGGCCTGCTGGCCCCGGCCGGCACGCCGCCCGACGTTGTGAACCGCATCCAGCAGGAAGTGACGCGTGCGCTGGCCAGCCCCGCAATCAACGAAAAAATGGTGGCCCAGGGTGCCATACCCAGTGGCAACACGCCGGCACAGTTTGCCGCGCTGATCGACAGCGAACACAAGAAGTGGGCGCAGGTGGTCAAGGTGTCGGGCGCGCGGGTGGATTAA
- a CDS encoding SapC family protein, which yields MSLPVLLNNVDHKDLRIITTRSARYGDNVMTALSFPHEFRNLQAHYPIVFFKSEDGTGFHSAALLGFQEGENLFLEAGGWDAAYVPLTLARQPFLIGNVKGEMLLHVDLDSPKVSRTEGEPAFLEYGGNTDYLEQVSSMLRAIHDGLEQAPAFGAALQEFNLLESFVFDVELPDGTQHRLAGCYTINEERLQALDGAALEQLSRAGFLQPIYMVIASLSNLRALAERKRRAHVAASR from the coding sequence ATGTCCCTTCCTGTTCTGCTCAATAACGTTGACCACAAGGACCTGCGCATCATCACCACGCGCAGCGCCCGGTACGGTGACAACGTGATGACCGCTTTGTCGTTTCCGCATGAGTTCCGCAACCTGCAGGCGCATTACCCCATCGTGTTTTTTAAGTCGGAGGACGGCACCGGGTTTCACTCGGCTGCGCTGTTGGGTTTTCAGGAAGGTGAAAACCTTTTCCTGGAAGCAGGCGGTTGGGATGCCGCCTATGTGCCGCTGACACTGGCACGCCAACCCTTTCTGATCGGCAACGTCAAGGGCGAAATGCTGTTGCATGTCGATCTGGACAGTCCAAAAGTCAGCCGAACCGAAGGTGAGCCGGCGTTTCTGGAGTACGGTGGCAATACGGATTACCTGGAGCAGGTGAGCTCCATGTTGCGCGCCATCCATGATGGTCTGGAGCAGGCGCCGGCGTTCGGCGCGGCGCTGCAGGAATTCAATTTGCTGGAGTCGTTTGTATTTGATGTTGAGTTGCCGGATGGAACCCAGCACCGGCTGGCCGGTTGTTACACGATCAACGAAGAGCGGCTGCAGGCGCTGGATGGTGCAGCGCTGGAGCAGCTGAGCCGGGCGGGGTTCCTGCAGCCGATTTATATGGTGATTGCATCCTTGTCGAACCTGCGCGCGCTGGCCGAACGCAAACGCCGGGCCCATGTTGCTGCCAGCCGCTAA